ACACGTTCGTTACCGCGTTACCTCCCTTCGGTGACATCGTTTTCCTTGTTCAAATTTGAAATTGCTTTTTCTTCCTTTTCGCTTAGGAGTTTGTCGATATCTAAAACTATTATCATTCTTCCGTTGACATTTGCAATGGCACTTATATATCTGTTAGATTCGTTTGTGATCTCTTGAGGAGGCTCTTCCAGTTCATCTTGAGAAAAGGATAAAACTTCTTTTACTTCGTCAACGAGAATAGCCATCTTCTTATCTTTCAAGTTCACCACTATGGCTTTATCACTTTCTTCTTCCTCATTAGAAAGGGCAAATTTCTTTTTTCCGCTTATCACTGGGATAACCATTCCTCTGAAATCCATTATGCCCTTTACAAATGAGGGAGCTTGAGGAACTTTCAAGATCTTTTTTACTTCTATTATGCTGTCAATTTTCATTATGTCCAGCGCGTATTCTTCGCCCGCGATCTCAAAACTCACGACTTTAATTTCACTCATCGCATTCCCTCCCTTTTTGGAACTCTTAAAATGCCGTAAAAAGATCCTATGATCTTAAAATTATCATATTTTTTCCCACTCAAATCCTTGAATTCGCTTCTCTTTATCGAACCAACAACAAAGCTCTTTGCAATTTTTGCCAAAGCTATGCCGTCTCTTTTAGCATTTTTCTCGAATATTACGTAATCATCCTTGAGAATTCCAGCATTTGGAAGGTCCACTCCACTGAGCGTTCCTATCAAATCCGTTTTTTCATCTGGAAGCGGGATGAATTTCTTCTTATCACTTTCTTTGATCTTTCCATCTTTCAAAAAAATTCCTATTACCTCAACCACGCTTATTTCCAGAGAAGGTTCGGTTATCAATCTTATTCCTCTAGACGCATGATCACGCTTTATATATCCTTTCTTTTGTAACGCTTCTATATGAACAAGCGCCCCCGACGGAGAAGAGAAACCAAAATGGCTGGATATTTCCCTTATCGTTGGAGGATAACCGTTTTTTTTGGTGTACTCTTTTATAAAATCGTAAACCTCTTTTTGCCGTCTCGTCAGCTCTTTTATCTAATTCACACCTTTCCGTTATTTATTAACTATCTTGTGCATGGATGTTAAGCAATTAAGATACTTTCGATAAATTCAACACTTACAGCCACTTACAACGACCATTCAGTGCTTTTCTCTGCCTTTCTCTTTCCTTTTTTGAAGTTTCTGTCAAAACATATGAAGGCGCCATACAAGATGTGAAATAACAGAGTTTTTTTCTTCCCCCTTTCCTTTCGAAACACCTGCCGGCACTTATGAACTCTCCATCTGAAGACTCATAAAAACGAGGTTGGGAAACACACGGATGTGTTGAGAAAGCGAAGCACTCACGGATGAGTGTCTGAGCGTGCCTCGCTTTTTGAGTTGTAAGATGGATAAAAGAGTGAATCCGTGCTGGCAAGTGTTCAGATCAATTATGCTTTTCTTCGCTTTTCTCTCTCCTTTTTTTGAAGTTTCTGTCAAAACATATGAAGACGCCATACAAAAAATGAAATAACAGAGCTTTTTTCTTCTTCCTCTTCCTGTTTATCGAAACACAAGCCAGCACTTATGAACTCTCTATCTGGAGACTAATAAAACGAGGTTGGGAAACACACGGATGTGTTGAGAAAGCGAAGCACTCACGGATGAGTGTCTGAGCGTGCCTCGTTTTTTGAGTCGTAAGATGGATAAAAGAGTGAATTCGTGATGGCAAGTGCTTCGATGAATATTTTCAATGATCGCTTTTCTCCATATATAAAACTAAAATTGTTACCTTCGAACACAACATGGATTATTAAAATAAAATTAGAAAGTATGAATCAAAAGCCCACTTTGAAGCTTCGGTTCAAACCATGTTGATTTTGGAGGCATGAAGAGATTTGAGTCCGCAACTTCCATAACATCCTCTATCCTTGTAGGATAAAGTGCGAATGCAAGTACGTAATCTTTGCTGTCAACAAGGGATTCCAAATAAGGAATTCCGCGTATGCCACCTACAAAGTCTATTCTCGAATCGGTTCTAGGATTTTTTATGCCAAGTATTGGATCAAGTACCCTTTGCTGCAAAATGGAAACGTCTAACCTTTCTATAGGGTCTTTTTCGTTGACCTTTGTAGCTCTTAACTCGTACCATCTTCCAAGTAGGTACATTCCAAAATGATGAGGCGTTTTTGGTTCAACGACACCATCAACTTCTGCAACGTCGAAGTTCGCTTTTTGAAGCTTCTCGAGGAATTCCTTT
The DNA window shown above is from Mesoaciditoga lauensis cd-1655R = DSM 25116 and carries:
- a CDS encoding chemotaxis protein CheW, which encodes MSEIKVVSFEIAGEEYALDIMKIDSIIEVKKILKVPQAPSFVKGIMDFRGMVIPVISGKKKFALSNEEEESDKAIVVNLKDKKMAILVDEVKEVLSFSQDELEEPPQEITNESNRYISAIANVNGRMIIVLDIDKLLSEKEEKAISNLNKENDVTEGR